From a region of the Chitinophaga caseinilytica genome:
- a CDS encoding GlxA family transcriptional regulator: MRVTVFAPEKGVIEAVTPPYRAFKAANDFLMALGKEPIFEVEYAGLTPFVSANDGEYTIKADRLLQDVGATDLLIIPPVYGDLDDGIRINAEAIPYFRQLYEKGCSVASLCLGAFLLAETGLLNGKKCSTHWAYLDEFRVRYPGIAVVDGAIITEVGNIYSSGGASSLWNLVLYLIEKFSDRETAVLISKNFALDIGRSSQAVFTVFKGQKRHADDEIIQVQDYIEKNYTEKMTIDELAAIVNSGRRTFERRFRQATNNTPLEYIQRVRIEAAKRHFEASRKNVSEVMFDVGYTDTKAFRDTFKKVTGLTPLEYRNKYARVTAEA, translated from the coding sequence ATGCGAGTAACAGTTTTCGCACCCGAAAAAGGTGTCATAGAAGCGGTAACGCCTCCCTACCGTGCCTTCAAGGCAGCGAACGACTTTCTGATGGCTTTGGGAAAGGAGCCCATATTCGAAGTGGAATATGCCGGTCTTACCCCTTTCGTATCTGCGAACGACGGTGAATATACCATTAAGGCCGACCGGCTGTTGCAGGATGTGGGCGCAACCGATCTGCTGATCATCCCGCCCGTGTACGGCGATCTGGATGATGGTATCAGGATCAATGCCGAAGCCATTCCCTACTTCCGGCAATTGTATGAAAAGGGCTGCAGCGTGGCCAGCCTCTGCCTGGGGGCTTTCCTGCTGGCGGAAACAGGGCTGCTGAACGGCAAGAAATGCTCCACGCACTGGGCTTACCTCGACGAGTTCCGTGTGCGCTACCCCGGGATTGCGGTGGTAGACGGCGCCATTATCACCGAAGTCGGGAACATCTACAGCAGCGGCGGTGCCAGCAGCCTCTGGAACCTGGTGCTATACCTGATCGAGAAGTTTTCCGACCGGGAAACGGCCGTTCTCATCTCTAAAAACTTCGCGCTGGATATCGGGCGTAGCAGCCAGGCGGTTTTTACGGTATTTAAAGGACAAAAAAGACATGCCGACGATGAGATCATCCAGGTACAGGACTACATTGAGAAGAATTACACCGAAAAAATGACGATAGACGAACTGGCGGCTATCGTCAATTCCGGGCGCCGGACCTTCGAGCGGAGGTTCCGCCAGGCTACCAACAATACCCCCCTCGAATATATCCAACGGGTGCGTATAGAAGCCGCCAAACGCCATTTCGAAGCTTCCAGGAAAAATGTCAGCGAAGTGATGTTCGACGTGGGATATACCGACACCAAGGCTTTCCGGGATACTTTCAAAAAAGTTACCGGGCTCACGCCTTTGGAATACAGGAACAAATATGCCCGGGTTACCGCAGAAGCGTAA
- a CDS encoding ATP-binding protein: protein MTIQELQLFDALKDVPVAQLQWLIDNSETERFAEGDYLYKPGDDIRGVHFILSGTIEFYRIQAGNKVPITETSAHQVTGILPYSRARGSIGYSCCKTPVEMMTYPKAKLREMMAQQYELTQALVFVMTNRVRDFTIITQQNEKMMALGKLAAGLAHELNNPAAAIVRGSDTLGEHLRGAPETFRKMMLTRLSPEEADFVCDQIRESLSVADRPVPGMLERSSQEDAISDWLYDHHIPDVPDMAENFRHYGLHPASLDAFAKKLPAEYLGTVLSWMSSHFTTERMLSDIREASQRISGLVKSVKIFTHMDGGADKQFIDIHTGIRNTLVMMQYKLRKGKIEVKEEFDDTLPPVFALSGELNQVWTNLIDNAADALDAQGNGVLTIRTVRDGEFVKVTVGDNGPGIPPENLSRIFDPFFTTKAIGKGTGLGLDAVMNIVRQHHGSVKATSEPGNTIFTICFPINGEANTNNA from the coding sequence GTGACCATCCAGGAACTACAACTGTTCGATGCCCTCAAAGACGTGCCCGTAGCGCAATTGCAATGGCTGATCGACAACAGCGAGACCGAGCGTTTCGCCGAAGGCGATTACCTGTACAAGCCCGGCGACGATATCCGCGGCGTCCATTTCATCCTTTCCGGGACCATCGAATTCTACCGCATCCAGGCCGGCAACAAAGTGCCAATAACCGAGACTTCCGCGCACCAGGTGACCGGCATCCTGCCCTATTCCCGCGCGCGCGGCTCCATCGGGTATTCCTGCTGTAAAACGCCGGTGGAAATGATGACCTACCCGAAAGCGAAGCTCCGGGAAATGATGGCGCAGCAATACGAGCTGACGCAGGCCTTGGTATTCGTCATGACCAACCGCGTGCGGGATTTCACCATCATCACGCAGCAGAATGAAAAAATGATGGCGCTGGGGAAACTGGCGGCCGGGCTGGCGCACGAACTGAACAATCCTGCCGCGGCGATCGTGCGCGGGTCGGATACCCTGGGCGAACATTTGCGCGGCGCGCCGGAAACCTTCCGGAAAATGATGCTGACACGGCTTTCGCCGGAAGAGGCGGATTTCGTGTGCGATCAGATCCGGGAATCGCTGTCGGTCGCCGACCGGCCCGTACCCGGTATGCTGGAACGCAGCAGCCAGGAAGATGCCATCAGCGACTGGCTCTACGATCACCACATCCCCGATGTGCCCGACATGGCGGAGAATTTCCGGCATTACGGCCTGCATCCCGCATCTCTGGACGCTTTTGCGAAAAAACTGCCGGCGGAATACCTCGGCACCGTGCTTTCCTGGATGAGCAGCCATTTCACTACGGAACGCATGCTCTCCGACATCCGCGAGGCCTCGCAGCGCATTTCCGGGCTGGTGAAGTCGGTGAAGATTTTCACGCATATGGACGGAGGCGCCGATAAACAGTTTATCGATATTCATACCGGCATCCGCAACACGCTCGTGATGATGCAATACAAGTTGCGGAAAGGGAAGATCGAAGTGAAGGAAGAATTCGACGACACGCTCCCGCCCGTATTTGCCCTGTCGGGAGAATTGAACCAGGTCTGGACCAACCTCATCGATAACGCGGCCGATGCGCTGGACGCCCAGGGCAACGGGGTGCTGACCATCCGCACCGTGCGCGACGGCGAATTCGTGAAAGTGACCGTGGGCGACAATGGCCCGGGCATCCCGCCGGAAAACCTTTCCCGGATCTTCGACCCGTTTTTCACCACCAAAGCGATCGGCAAAGGCACCGGCCTCGGCCTGGACGCGGTGATGAACATCGTGCGGCAGCACCATGGTTCCGTGAAAGCCACGTCGGAACCGGGGAATACCATTTTTACCATCTGCTTTCCCATCAACGGCGAAGCCAATACCAACAACGCATGA
- a CDS encoding VOC family protein — protein sequence MAKKIFINLPVADLGKSMDFYTKTGFTNNPVFTDETAACMVLSDEIYVMLLTHDKFTQFTDKKIIDAKTGIGVINSVSLDSRAEMDIMADAALNAGGTEPSTPKDYGFMQQRSFSDPDGNHWEVCYMDMSQFPG from the coding sequence ATGGCAAAGAAAATCTTTATCAATTTACCCGTAGCCGATCTTGGAAAGTCGATGGACTTCTATACGAAAACCGGCTTTACCAATAACCCGGTGTTTACGGACGAAACGGCGGCCTGCATGGTGCTGAGCGACGAAATATATGTAATGCTGCTGACCCACGACAAGTTTACCCAGTTTACGGACAAAAAGATCATCGATGCCAAAACGGGCATTGGCGTGATCAACTCCGTATCGCTGGACAGCCGCGCAGAAATGGACATCATGGCGGATGCCGCGCTGAATGCCGGCGGTACCGAGCCCAGCACGCCGAAAGATTACGGGTTTATGCAACAACGTAGCTTCAGTGATCCGGATGGCAACCATTGGGAAGTATGTTACATGGATATGAGCCAGTTCCCCGGCTAA
- a CDS encoding FAD-dependent oxidoreductase: protein MNQPIIFLIDDDQQVLRAISRDLRNQFRDRYKVLSTASVAEALASLTELQNKGEEVALFLSDQRMPEMDGVHFLEKAMKVFPEAKRVLLTAYSDTEAAIKAINDVKLDYYLMKPWDPPEEKLYPVMEEILGDWQANYRPDFKGIRVIGYQFSPRSHEIKDFLAGNLVPYQWMDVESNEQGKLLAAANNLGAQELPAIIFEDGALFAKPALKDIASRIGLNPTVRNQVYDVAIIGAGPAGLAASVYGASEGLSTLLIERRAPGGQAGTSSRIENYLGFPTGLSGADLTRRAITQATRFGTEFLSPQSVAGIQVKDQYKIISLDDGTEIYSKALVITTGVDYRKLETQGIGDFTGAGVYYGAASTEAASCRDKEVFVLGGGNSAGQAAMYLSKFARNVHIVIRKPDLRSSMSAYLIDQITQTPNIHLLPCAEIAEGTGEAKLSNLRLRDLNSGAESDMPADALYIFIGARPYTDWIGDGIIKNDKGFIETGRDLQQYPAFRQLWKPARDPYILETSIPGIFAAGDVRAGAMNRVAAAVGEGAMAISFVHKYLAET, encoded by the coding sequence ATGAACCAGCCCATTATATTTTTGATAGACGACGATCAGCAGGTGCTCCGCGCCATCAGCCGGGATTTACGCAACCAGTTCCGCGACCGGTATAAAGTACTGTCTACCGCTTCCGTGGCGGAAGCACTGGCGAGCCTCACCGAATTGCAGAACAAAGGCGAAGAAGTGGCCCTGTTCCTTTCCGACCAGCGCATGCCCGAAATGGACGGCGTTCATTTCCTCGAAAAGGCCATGAAAGTGTTCCCCGAAGCGAAGCGCGTGCTGCTCACGGCGTATTCTGACACCGAAGCAGCCATCAAGGCGATCAACGACGTGAAACTGGATTATTACCTCATGAAACCCTGGGACCCTCCGGAAGAAAAGCTCTATCCCGTGATGGAAGAGATCCTGGGCGACTGGCAGGCCAATTACCGGCCAGATTTCAAAGGCATCCGCGTGATCGGGTACCAGTTTTCGCCGCGCAGCCACGAAATCAAGGATTTCCTGGCCGGCAACCTTGTTCCGTACCAATGGATGGATGTGGAAAGCAACGAACAGGGCAAGCTCCTGGCCGCCGCCAACAACCTCGGCGCGCAGGAATTGCCCGCCATCATATTCGAAGACGGCGCGCTGTTCGCCAAACCGGCGTTGAAAGACATCGCGTCGCGCATCGGGCTGAACCCCACCGTTCGCAACCAGGTATACGACGTAGCCATTATCGGCGCGGGGCCCGCGGGATTGGCGGCTTCGGTTTACGGCGCGTCTGAAGGCCTCAGCACCCTGCTCATCGAGCGGCGGGCGCCGGGCGGACAGGCAGGTACCAGCTCGCGGATCGAAAACTACCTGGGATTCCCCACGGGATTGAGCGGCGCCGATTTGACGCGGCGCGCCATTACGCAGGCAACGCGGTTCGGGACGGAGTTTTTGTCGCCCCAATCCGTGGCCGGCATCCAGGTGAAAGACCAGTATAAAATCATTTCGCTGGACGATGGTACCGAGATCTACAGCAAAGCCCTCGTGATCACGACGGGCGTGGATTACCGGAAGCTGGAAACCCAGGGCATCGGGGATTTCACGGGGGCCGGCGTGTATTATGGCGCGGCGAGCACCGAAGCGGCATCATGCCGCGACAAGGAAGTGTTCGTGCTCGGCGGAGGGAATTCTGCGGGCCAGGCGGCGATGTACCTGTCGAAATTCGCCAGGAACGTGCATATCGTTATCCGCAAGCCCGACCTGCGCTCGTCTATGAGCGCCTATCTCATCGATCAGATCACACAAACGCCCAATATCCATCTGCTGCCCTGCGCGGAGATCGCGGAGGGAACGGGGGAAGCGAAGCTCAGCAACCTCCGCCTGCGCGACCTCAACTCCGGCGCCGAAAGCGACATGCCGGCGGATGCGTTGTACATTTTCATCGGCGCGCGGCCGTATACCGATTGGATCGGAGACGGCATCATCAAAAACGACAAGGGGTTCATCGAAACGGGGCGCGACCTCCAGCAATACCCGGCTTTCCGGCAGCTGTGGAAACCCGCCCGCGATCCGTATATCCTGGAAACGAGCATCCCCGGCATCTTTGCCGCCGGCGACGTGCGCGCGGGCGCAATGAACCGCGTAGCAGCCGCTGTGGGCGAGGGTGCCATGGCGATCAGCTTCGTTCATAAATATTTAGCCGAAACCTGA
- a CDS encoding UBP-type zinc finger domain-containing protein gives MADKPCQHILQLETLVHPKKHECEECVKTGGTWLHLRTCQTCGGTFCCDSSPSRHMTAHFHATGHPVVISAEPGERWIWCYEDQSFAEY, from the coding sequence ATGGCCGATAAACCCTGCCAGCACATCCTGCAACTGGAAACACTGGTACACCCGAAAAAACACGAATGTGAGGAATGCGTCAAAACCGGCGGCACCTGGCTGCACTTGCGCACCTGCCAGACCTGCGGCGGCACTTTTTGCTGCGACAGCTCCCCTTCCCGCCACATGACCGCCCATTTCCACGCTACCGGGCATCCCGTGGTGATTTCCGCAGAGCCGGGGGAACGGTGGATATGGTGCTACGAAGACCAAAGTTTCGCGGAATACTAG
- a CDS encoding sensor histidine kinase yields the protein MKLRTKFLLFVIVLHGVALTLSWFVFRENKWLFLASELFIFLSLWFSRSLYLQLLRPLKMLTQGAEALKDKDFSVRLIKTGQSEMDELIEVYNQMLDQLRHERTLQEQQHFFLEKLIFTSPTGIIILDYDGQVQQTNPKAEILLRQLPRLLEDVQELGSGEARTLTINGVNTFKLQKSHFIDRGFARHFVMIEELTTEILSAEKKVYGKVIRMMAHEVNNTIGPVNSIIGSTLKAHTLDPAHQGALEVAVERNQHLNGFMRNFADLVKLPPPDRKPLSIQSLLRHAAQLHEARAAEKNIRIHLDFLPNDTTVSGDRLQLEQVLINVIKNAMEAIGTDGDIRIAQLQDAVRISDTGHGVEAPADVFTPFFSTKPDGQGIGLMLVRDILMAHGWQFSLETPLPGDTRFTIRFAR from the coding sequence ATGAAGCTGCGGACTAAATTCCTCCTGTTCGTAATCGTACTGCATGGCGTGGCGCTCACGCTGTCGTGGTTCGTGTTCAGGGAAAACAAATGGCTTTTCCTCGCCAGCGAGCTGTTCATATTTTTGTCGCTATGGTTTTCCCGGAGCCTCTACCTGCAATTGCTGCGCCCGCTGAAAATGTTGACGCAGGGTGCGGAAGCGTTGAAGGACAAGGATTTCAGCGTGCGGTTGATCAAAACCGGGCAATCGGAAATGGACGAGCTGATAGAAGTTTATAACCAGATGCTCGACCAGTTGCGGCATGAGCGCACCTTGCAGGAGCAGCAGCATTTCTTCCTCGAAAAACTCATTTTCACCTCTCCCACCGGCATCATCATCCTCGATTACGACGGACAGGTGCAGCAAACCAATCCCAAGGCGGAAATCCTGCTCCGGCAGCTGCCCCGGCTGCTGGAAGATGTGCAGGAACTGGGGAGCGGCGAGGCGCGGACATTGACCATCAACGGTGTTAATACCTTCAAGCTGCAGAAATCGCATTTCATCGACCGGGGATTTGCGCGGCATTTCGTTATGATAGAAGAACTGACGACGGAAATCCTCTCGGCGGAAAAGAAAGTCTACGGCAAAGTGATCCGCATGATGGCGCATGAAGTCAACAACACGATCGGCCCCGTCAACAGCATCATCGGTTCCACGCTCAAGGCCCATACGCTCGACCCCGCGCACCAGGGCGCCCTGGAAGTGGCCGTGGAGCGCAACCAGCACCTGAACGGGTTCATGCGCAATTTCGCCGACCTCGTCAAATTGCCGCCGCCGGACCGTAAACCCCTGTCCATCCAATCCCTTCTCCGCCACGCCGCGCAACTCCATGAAGCCCGCGCCGCGGAGAAAAACATCCGCATCCACCTCGATTTCCTCCCCAACGACACCACCGTTTCCGGCGACCGCCTGCAACTGGAACAAGTCCTCATTAACGTCATCAAAAACGCCATGGAAGCCATCGGAACGGATGGCGACATCCGGATCGCCCAACTGCAGGACGCCGTCCGGATCAGCGATACCGGCCATGGCGTGGAGGCGCCGGCAGACGTGTTCACACCGTTCTTTTCCACCAAACCCGACGGACAGGGCATCGGGCTCATGCTCGTCCGCGACATCCTCATGGCGCATGGCTGGCAATTTTCCCTCGAAACGCCCCTGCCGGGAGACACGCGGTTTACCATCCGGTTCGCGCGATGA
- a CDS encoding sigma-54 dependent transcriptional regulator, with translation MILIIDDDIAVRTSLLLLLRQEGFEASAAGTPEQAMEAISQTRPGLILLDLNFSNRTTGEEGMALLDRIKTFDHTIPVILITGWGSIELAVQGMKLGAADFITKPWSNDALLQSVRTVLALQDKKPVRGLTRKQLDKDYDFRQIIGEDPAMLQVLETIGRVAATDASVLITGESGTGKELVAEAIHQNSRRKQRPFVKVNLGGISASLFESEMFGHVRGAFTDARFDRTGRFELANKGTIFLDETGDLEPSSQVKLLRVLQDRTYEVLGSSRTKTVDVRVVCATNKNLHQMVADGSFREDLLYRINLITIHLPALRERPGDIPLLVNHFIRNLREIYNRPALTVSKEALKWLQSLSLPGNIRQLKNLTERTMLVHNADVLEIGHFSGQLELSPAAKGQLQLPGVGTITLEDLEVEMIRKAMAFHQNKIARAAAALGLTRSALYRRLEKYNIPYDEAAD, from the coding sequence ATGATCCTGATCATTGACGACGATATCGCAGTCCGCACCTCCCTCCTGCTGCTTTTACGACAGGAGGGATTTGAAGCTTCCGCCGCCGGCACGCCGGAACAGGCCATGGAAGCCATTTCCCAAACGAGGCCAGGCCTCATCCTCCTCGACCTGAATTTTTCCAACCGCACCACCGGCGAAGAAGGCATGGCCCTGCTCGATCGCATCAAAACCTTCGACCACACCATCCCCGTGATCCTCATCACCGGCTGGGGCAGCATAGAACTGGCCGTTCAGGGCATGAAGCTCGGCGCGGCCGATTTCATCACCAAGCCCTGGAGCAACGACGCCCTCCTGCAATCCGTACGCACCGTGCTGGCGCTGCAGGACAAAAAGCCCGTCCGCGGCCTCACCCGCAAGCAGCTCGACAAAGACTACGACTTCCGCCAGATCATCGGAGAAGACCCCGCCATGCTGCAGGTCCTCGAAACGATCGGGCGCGTTGCCGCTACCGACGCTTCCGTGCTCATCACCGGCGAAAGCGGGACAGGCAAGGAACTCGTTGCCGAAGCCATTCACCAGAACTCGCGCCGCAAACAGCGCCCCTTCGTGAAAGTGAACCTCGGCGGCATCTCCGCCTCCCTGTTCGAAAGCGAGATGTTCGGGCACGTCCGCGGCGCCTTCACCGACGCCCGGTTCGACCGCACCGGTCGTTTCGAACTGGCGAACAAAGGCACCATCTTCCTCGACGAAACCGGCGACCTCGAGCCCTCCAGCCAGGTGAAACTGCTGCGCGTGCTGCAAGACCGGACGTATGAAGTACTCGGCAGCAGCCGCACCAAAACGGTGGACGTGCGTGTGGTATGCGCCACCAACAAGAACCTTCACCAGATGGTGGCCGACGGCTCTTTCCGGGAAGACCTCCTCTACCGCATCAACCTCATCACCATTCACCTCCCCGCCCTCCGCGAGCGGCCGGGCGATATTCCCCTGCTGGTCAACCACTTCATCCGCAACCTCCGCGAAATCTATAACCGGCCCGCGCTCACCGTTTCGAAAGAAGCGCTGAAATGGCTGCAATCGCTGTCCTTGCCGGGGAATATCCGGCAACTGAAGAACCTCACCGAACGTACGATGCTCGTGCATAACGCCGATGTGCTGGAAATCGGGCATTTCAGCGGGCAGCTGGAGCTTTCGCCGGCCGCGAAGGGGCAATTGCAGCTTCCCGGCGTGGGCACCATTACGCTGGAAGATCTGGAAGTGGAAATGATCCGCAAGGCGATGGCTTTCCATCAAAACAAGATCGCGCGGGCGGCGGCAGCGCTGGGGCTCACGCGGAGCGCGCTCTACCGCAGGCTCGAAAAATACAATATACCTTACGATGAAGCTGCGGACTAA